One Pseudorhodoplanes sinuspersici DNA segment encodes these proteins:
- the paaG gene encoding 2-(1,2-epoxy-1,2-dihydrophenyl)acetyl-CoA isomerase PaaG translates to MDESPILVDKRQGYRVITLNRPQRLNSFTESMHHALKAALDDAQADSTCRALMITGAGRGFCAGQDLNDRLAKPGETIVLGGTLEEFYNPLIRKLRDLPFPVVAAVNGVAAGAGANIALACDIVVAAQSATFLQAFSKIGLVPDSGGTWFLPRLVGPARARGLALLAEPLPAQKAKDWGLIWECYPDDELIGQGNELCERLAAGPTYGLSLIKRALDASETNDLKTQLDLERDLQRSAGSSPDYAEGVKAFMEKRAPNFTGKKGS, encoded by the coding sequence ATGGACGAGAGTCCCATTCTCGTCGACAAGCGGCAGGGTTATCGCGTCATCACGCTGAACCGGCCGCAGCGGCTGAATTCATTTACCGAGAGTATGCATCACGCGCTGAAAGCCGCGCTTGACGATGCGCAGGCCGATTCCACCTGCCGCGCCCTGATGATCACAGGCGCAGGGCGTGGATTTTGCGCCGGTCAGGACCTGAACGACCGGCTGGCCAAGCCCGGCGAAACGATCGTGCTCGGCGGCACGCTCGAGGAATTCTACAACCCCTTGATCCGCAAACTGCGCGACCTGCCCTTTCCCGTCGTTGCCGCGGTGAACGGCGTTGCCGCCGGTGCCGGCGCCAATATCGCGCTCGCCTGCGACATCGTGGTGGCCGCCCAATCGGCAACCTTCCTGCAGGCCTTTTCCAAAATCGGGCTTGTGCCGGATTCCGGCGGCACCTGGTTCTTGCCGCGGCTGGTCGGCCCGGCCCGCGCGCGCGGTCTAGCCTTGCTGGCCGAACCGCTACCGGCCCAGAAGGCGAAAGACTGGGGCCTGATCTGGGAATGCTATCCCGATGACGAATTGATCGGTCAGGGCAATGAATTGTGCGAGCGCCTTGCCGCCGGGCCGACCTACGGCCTGTCGCTGATCAAGCGCGCGCTCGACGCCTCCGAAACCAACGATCTCAAAACGCAACTCGATCTCGAACGCGATCTGCAGCGCTCGGCCGGATCGAGCCCCGATTATGCCGAAGGCGTGAAGGCCTTCATGGAAAAGCGCGCACCGAATTTCACCGGCAAGAAAGGCTCCTGA